Proteins encoded by one window of Hyphomicrobium nitrativorans NL23:
- the solA gene encoding N-methyl-L-tryptophan oxidase, with protein MSAWRGQCFFDPFGEANMTSYDVIVVGVGGMGSAACWQLARRRKRVLGIERYDIPNAMGSSHGVNRIIRLAYFEHPSYVPILRRAYELWRETETLAGEQLLHVTGSMDIGQEGSDIVQKSLESCRLHSLSHELLTASEVASRYPGYALPANYMALYQEDGGFVASERAIVAAAKLALNAGASLRARESFVDFEPIAGGGVRVRTDRATYETGQLVIAAGAWVGELVPMLKSLAVPERQVLGWFRPKIPKLFEPGAFPVSNLKSDVGHFYQFPEWNVPGFKIGLYHHFKEHGPADGLSREPTSADEDALRRGLAAFFPAADGDILALRTCMFTNTPDEHFILDRLAECPEVIVASPCSGHGFKFASAIGEILADLATEGASKFDLSLFALDRMSLAKSRDFAQSAQGA; from the coding sequence ATGTCCGCATGGCGCGGCCAGTGCTTCTTTGATCCTTTCGGTGAAGCGAACATGACCTCGTATGACGTGATTGTTGTCGGCGTGGGCGGCATGGGATCTGCGGCCTGCTGGCAATTGGCGCGACGGAGGAAGCGCGTCCTCGGCATAGAACGATACGACATCCCAAACGCTATGGGTTCCTCGCATGGCGTCAACCGCATTATCCGGCTCGCATACTTCGAGCATCCGAGCTACGTGCCCATCCTTCGGCGGGCTTACGAACTATGGCGCGAGACAGAGACGTTGGCAGGCGAGCAGCTCCTCCACGTCACCGGATCCATGGATATCGGCCAGGAAGGCAGCGACATCGTTCAAAAGTCGCTTGAGAGTTGCCGTCTGCATAGCCTGTCGCATGAGCTGTTGACGGCCTCAGAGGTCGCATCGCGCTATCCTGGATACGCACTTCCGGCCAACTATATGGCCCTCTACCAGGAGGACGGCGGCTTCGTTGCATCGGAGCGCGCGATCGTCGCGGCCGCCAAGCTGGCGTTGAACGCTGGCGCATCCCTGCGTGCACGAGAATCCTTCGTGGACTTCGAGCCGATAGCGGGAGGCGGAGTTCGCGTCCGGACCGACCGTGCGACGTACGAAACCGGCCAACTCGTCATCGCCGCTGGAGCGTGGGTCGGCGAATTGGTACCGATGCTGAAATCGCTCGCGGTGCCGGAGCGGCAAGTGCTCGGCTGGTTCCGGCCGAAGATCCCGAAGTTGTTCGAACCGGGAGCCTTTCCCGTTTCCAATCTGAAAAGCGACGTTGGTCACTTCTATCAGTTTCCGGAATGGAACGTGCCTGGGTTCAAGATCGGTCTGTACCATCACTTCAAGGAGCACGGTCCGGCAGACGGCCTCTCACGCGAACCTACATCCGCCGACGAAGATGCCCTCAGAAGGGGTCTGGCTGCGTTTTTCCCGGCAGCCGATGGCGACATTCTCGCCCTCAGAACGTGCATGTTCACGAACACGCCCGACGAGCATTTCATTCTCGACCGGCTGGCGGAGTGTCCTGAGGTGATCGTTGCGTCTCCGTGTTCGGGGCATGGCTTTAAGTTCGCAAGTGCAATCGGTGAGATCCTTGCAGACTTGGCGACCGAAGGAGCGAGCAAATTTGATCTCTCCCTGTTTGCGCTGGACCGGATGAGCCTTGCCAAATCGAGGGATTTTGCTCAGTCGGCCCAGGGGGCGTAG
- a CDS encoding PAS domain-containing protein: MVGVITPTGIERYFDASDIIVSKTDLKGRITYANQVFLKIAGYSEAEVVGQPHRIIRHPDMPRAIFKFLWDVVFEGREVFAYVKNMTKCGDHYWVFAHVTPSFDPNGGVAGFHSNRRVPKRSAIEAVDPLYADLLRIEATYKNGKDGLSASFRHLQDVVKSRGSSYEEFVLAL, translated from the coding sequence ATGGTTGGCGTCATAACCCCTACGGGTATCGAGAGATATTTCGATGCGAGCGACATTATCGTTTCAAAAACAGATCTCAAAGGTCGGATTACGTATGCCAACCAGGTGTTTCTGAAAATAGCCGGTTATAGCGAGGCGGAGGTTGTCGGTCAGCCGCATCGGATCATTCGGCATCCGGACATGCCGCGCGCAATCTTCAAGTTCTTATGGGACGTCGTGTTCGAAGGCCGGGAGGTGTTTGCCTACGTCAAGAACATGACCAAGTGCGGCGACCATTACTGGGTGTTCGCGCACGTCACACCTTCCTTTGATCCAAACGGCGGGGTGGCTGGGTTTCATTCCAACAGGCGGGTGCCAAAACGATCCGCGATAGAGGCCGTGGACCCCCTTTACGCGGATCTCCTGCGGATTGAGGCGACGTATAAAAACGGGAAAGACGGGCTTTCGGCCAGCTTTCGGCACCTTCAGGATGTTGTGAAATCAAGGGGGAGCTCCTATGAGGAATTTGTCCTGGCTCTTTAA
- a CDS encoding FdhF/YdeP family oxidoreductase yields the protein MSDDVEFERYDHPAGGWGSVKSLVRHSTRQGAIGTAPDLLRYHNKPKGYMCTSCAWAKPAVPHNAEFCENGAKATFWELTSNRATPEFFAGHSVSELLGWSDFELENEGRLTHPMRYDRETDRYRPVSWDEAFRDIGTKLKAFDPESVVFYASGRASLETSYMYQLFARLYGNNNLPDSSNMCHETTSVALPESIGTPVGTVLLEDFEATDCIFAFGQNVGTNSPRLLHSLQEARERGARIVVFNPLREKGWEEFVNPQRPGQMIAQDATRIATQYYQVRAGGDIAALIGVAKALFDWDGAARKRGERSILDVDFIGTHTHGFETFRAFAEETSWADIEQESGLNRASLEAAAKTYSEAKSVIAVYGMGLTQHRLGVHNVQMLVNLLLLRGNIGRPGAGICPVRGHSNVQGQRTVGIADKTELVPLDRLAEQYGFSPPRKDGRATIETCEGVLDGTVRAFVGLGGNFVRAAPEHGLMEPAWTNLDLSVQIATKLNRTHLLAAKTTYLLPCLSRLEIDEQKSGPQIVTIEDSTTCIHASRGIAEPASEHLLSEPKIIAEIAKATLPPNPKVPWDAWVDDYGLVRDAIEETYPDQFRNFNERLDLPGGFPRPVPARDRIWETDTKRANFKVPKALCASFDDGRDGDVLRLITLRSNDQFNTTIYGDDDRFRGIYGSRMVVMMNKDDMLRFGISQEAEIALRTAVEDGVEHRVAGFAALEYDIPPGNCAAYFPECNPLVPLWQFAEESRTPAVKSLPVRIEKIAPVAREDLPAA from the coding sequence ATGTCGGACGATGTGGAGTTCGAGCGATACGATCACCCGGCAGGAGGCTGGGGGTCTGTCAAATCGCTGGTGCGTCATTCGACGCGGCAGGGCGCCATCGGCACCGCGCCGGATCTCCTTCGCTATCACAACAAGCCCAAAGGATACATGTGTACCAGTTGCGCATGGGCAAAGCCGGCCGTCCCCCACAACGCCGAATTCTGCGAGAACGGCGCCAAGGCGACGTTCTGGGAGCTGACCTCGAACCGGGCGACGCCTGAATTCTTTGCAGGACATTCCGTGAGCGAATTGCTGGGCTGGTCCGACTTCGAGCTGGAGAACGAAGGCCGCCTCACGCACCCTATGCGCTACGACCGCGAGACCGACCGCTATCGTCCGGTGAGCTGGGACGAGGCATTTCGCGATATCGGAACGAAGCTCAAGGCGTTTGATCCCGAATCCGTCGTGTTCTATGCGTCGGGCCGCGCGTCCCTCGAAACATCTTACATGTATCAGCTGTTCGCGCGCCTCTATGGAAACAACAATCTTCCCGACAGTTCGAACATGTGCCACGAGACGACGTCCGTGGCTCTTCCCGAAAGCATCGGCACACCCGTTGGCACGGTGCTGCTCGAAGACTTCGAGGCGACCGATTGCATCTTCGCGTTCGGTCAGAATGTCGGTACGAATTCGCCGCGCCTGCTGCATAGCCTTCAGGAGGCCCGGGAGCGCGGCGCAAGAATTGTCGTCTTCAATCCTCTGCGCGAAAAGGGTTGGGAGGAATTCGTCAACCCTCAGCGTCCCGGCCAGATGATCGCACAAGACGCGACCCGGATCGCGACGCAATACTATCAGGTGAGGGCAGGGGGCGATATCGCAGCGCTGATCGGTGTGGCCAAGGCGCTGTTCGACTGGGACGGTGCCGCACGAAAGCGTGGAGAACGCTCCATCCTCGACGTCGACTTCATCGGCACGCACACCCATGGCTTCGAGACGTTTCGCGCATTCGCCGAAGAAACATCCTGGGCCGACATCGAACAGGAAAGCGGCCTCAATCGCGCGTCTCTGGAAGCCGCGGCCAAGACCTACAGCGAGGCCAAATCCGTCATAGCAGTTTACGGCATGGGCCTGACGCAGCATCGCCTCGGCGTCCACAACGTGCAGATGCTTGTCAATCTCCTGCTGCTGCGCGGCAACATCGGCCGGCCGGGCGCGGGCATATGTCCGGTCAGAGGCCATTCCAACGTGCAGGGCCAGCGCACCGTCGGGATTGCCGACAAGACCGAACTCGTTCCCCTCGATCGCTTGGCCGAGCAGTACGGCTTCTCGCCTCCCAGGAAAGACGGTCGAGCCACCATCGAAACCTGCGAAGGCGTGCTCGACGGTACGGTCCGCGCCTTCGTCGGTCTGGGCGGAAACTTCGTGCGGGCCGCCCCGGAGCACGGTCTGATGGAACCGGCTTGGACGAACCTCGACCTCTCCGTCCAGATCGCAACGAAACTCAATCGCACGCACCTTCTTGCAGCGAAAACCACGTATCTTTTGCCGTGTCTATCTAGGCTCGAAATCGACGAGCAGAAGTCTGGCCCCCAGATCGTGACCATCGAAGATTCGACCACCTGCATTCATGCGTCGCGCGGAATCGCGGAGCCCGCAAGCGAGCACCTGTTGTCGGAACCGAAGATTATCGCCGAGATCGCCAAGGCGACGTTGCCTCCCAATCCGAAGGTGCCTTGGGACGCGTGGGTGGATGACTACGGCCTCGTGCGCGATGCGATCGAAGAGACCTATCCGGATCAGTTTCGAAACTTCAACGAGCGTCTCGATCTTCCCGGCGGATTTCCGCGACCCGTCCCAGCCAGGGACCGGATTTGGGAAACAGATACGAAACGGGCGAATTTCAAAGTACCGAAAGCGCTGTGCGCAAGTTTCGACGACGGGCGGGATGGCGACGTCCTGCGCTTGATCACGCTCCGCTCGAACGATCAGTTCAACACCACCATCTACGGTGACGACGACCGATTCCGGGGGATCTACGGATCGCGGATGGTCGTGATGATGAACAAGGACGATATGCTTCGCTTTGGCATCTCTCAAGAAGCGGAGATTGCGCTCAGAACCGCTGTCGAGGACGGCGTCGAGCATCGTGTCGCGGGTTTCGCGGCTTTGGAATACGACATTCCCCCCGGCAATTGCGCCGCGTACTTCCCGGAATGCAATCCGCTCGTTCCGCTCTGGCAGTTTGCCGAGGAAAGCCGGACGCCGGCGGTCAAATCGCTTCCGGTTCGCATCGAGAAGATTGCGCCCGTCGCGCGTGAGGATTTACCCGCCGCTTAG